The proteins below are encoded in one region of Pantoea sp. At-9b:
- a CDS encoding LysR substrate-binding domain-containing protein — translation MPAQAPRLPKISVIQSFKVAAELGSLAKAAAQLALTPAAVSQQIRQLEEQLGSALFLRTQSGVMLTDTGKEYLRYVTEAFDILHLGQQNIRHAAVTPKLTVYALPALASKWLLPQLAAWRAHCPDIDLSLHGTHAQVDFTAMPADFVICFGEDRYPQLDKQWLFHDEVLPVASPALLQRYASADVFNHAPLIHLDWGNEGRFLPDWRSWFQAKGRMEPAPQPAFSFNLTSLAIDAAVAGAGLLLGQRRLIAAELARGDLVVVDELSLPLSKPYFLAWPQRTLSQPGCEAMINWLRALGAAGG, via the coding sequence ATGCCTGCCCAAGCGCCGCGTCTGCCAAAAATCAGTGTCATCCAGTCATTCAAGGTGGCGGCCGAGTTAGGCAGCCTGGCGAAAGCGGCGGCACAACTGGCGCTCACCCCGGCAGCGGTCAGTCAACAGATTCGCCAACTGGAAGAACAATTGGGTAGCGCGCTGTTTTTGCGCACGCAAAGCGGCGTCATGCTGACCGATACCGGCAAGGAGTATTTACGCTATGTCACTGAAGCATTTGATATTCTGCATCTCGGCCAGCAAAATATTCGCCATGCAGCGGTGACACCCAAACTGACGGTGTACGCATTGCCCGCGTTGGCGTCGAAATGGTTATTACCGCAACTGGCCGCCTGGCGTGCTCATTGCCCGGATATCGACCTCTCGCTGCACGGCACGCACGCGCAAGTGGATTTCACCGCTATGCCTGCTGATTTTGTCATTTGTTTTGGCGAAGATCGCTATCCGCAACTGGATAAGCAATGGTTGTTTCATGACGAAGTACTGCCGGTTGCCAGCCCGGCGCTATTGCAGCGCTACGCCAGTGCCGACGTCTTCAACCATGCCCCGTTAATTCACCTGGACTGGGGCAATGAGGGGCGATTTTTGCCCGACTGGCGCAGCTGGTTTCAGGCGAAAGGCCGGATGGAACCGGCACCGCAACCGGCGTTTAGCTTTAACCTGACTTCACTGGCGATTGATGCGGCGGTAGCCGGTGCCGGGCTGCTGCTGGGGCAGCGACGTTTGATTGCGGCAGAGTTGGCGCGTGGGGACCTGGTGGTGGTTGATGAACTGAGCCTGCCACTTAGCAAACCTTATTTTCTTGCCTGGCCACAGCGTACCCTGAGCCAGCCAGGCTGTGAGGCGATGATTAACTGGCTCCGTGCATTGGGCGCGGCGGGCGGTTAG
- a CDS encoding ABC transporter permease, protein MSGNYYLMVLNAGWVSLQLAFASLLLAVILGLLGALGKQSGIRWVKAIVTPYTLLARGIPDLVLMLLVFYSVPALLNSGLENIGLNYSVEFSPFIASLVTLGFIFGAYMTETFRYALTNIPHSEIEAAQAFGFTGRAIFLRIILPQLIRLALPGFTNNWLVLVKATALASLLGLQDIMFSAKGAAESTGKPFTFYLLAAGFYLAVTLLSVAALHRLSLRYTLAVRGANP, encoded by the coding sequence ATGTCGGGTAATTACTATTTAATGGTCCTGAATGCGGGATGGGTTTCGCTACAACTGGCGTTTGCCTCGCTATTATTAGCCGTCATTCTTGGACTGCTGGGCGCACTGGGAAAACAATCTGGCATCCGCTGGGTTAAGGCCATTGTCACGCCTTATACTCTGCTGGCTCGGGGTATTCCAGATTTAGTGTTAATGCTGTTGGTTTTTTACAGCGTGCCTGCCCTGTTAAATAGTGGCCTGGAAAATATCGGGCTGAATTATTCCGTCGAATTCAGCCCCTTTATTGCCAGCCTGGTGACGCTGGGGTTTATTTTTGGCGCTTATATGACGGAAACGTTTCGCTATGCCTTAACCAATATTCCCCACAGCGAGATTGAAGCCGCACAGGCATTTGGTTTTACCGGGCGCGCAATTTTCCTGCGTATTATTCTGCCGCAATTGATCCGTCTGGCATTACCCGGTTTTACCAATAACTGGCTGGTGCTGGTTAAGGCGACGGCATTGGCTTCATTATTAGGATTACAGGACATCATGTTCAGCGCCAAAGGGGCGGCGGAGTCCACCGGCAAACCCTTTACCTTCTATCTGCTGGCAGCCGGATTTTATCTGGCGGTTACCCTGCTGTCGGTCGCCGCGTTGCACCGTCTCAGCCTGCGTTACACGCTGGCGGTGCGGGGAGCGAATCCATGA
- a CDS encoding LysR family transcriptional regulator: MIRLEDVTLFVRSAALGSFSRAAREADLLPGQVSAAMQRLERELDKRLFARSTRSLRLTAEGEKYLPYAQEMLALMQAGADSLQSHEDALSGELKIALPSDIGRNILLPLITDFCRAHPSLSVRLSLSDQISDVFRDPVDIAIRYGKLDDSSYVALPLAEDNRRVLVAAPAWLDQHGRPEKLEDIAHHHCLLFVMNGHVYDKWTFPQEGMRRQITVKSRLLCDDADIARRWAVAGMGIAYKSWIDVCDDVQAGRLEVVLPQQPGESTPLHLICPHRKQFSPAIRALHQVLRSHLRALTAQLSRHDLESGAQVP; this comes from the coding sequence ATGATTCGACTGGAAGATGTAACCTTGTTTGTACGTTCTGCCGCGCTGGGTAGCTTTTCCCGTGCCGCGCGCGAAGCCGATCTGTTGCCTGGCCAGGTTAGCGCTGCCATGCAACGCCTGGAACGCGAACTGGATAAACGACTGTTTGCGCGCTCAACCCGCAGCCTGCGTCTGACGGCAGAGGGGGAGAAATATCTGCCCTACGCCCAGGAGATGCTGGCACTGATGCAGGCCGGTGCTGACAGTTTGCAAAGCCACGAAGATGCCTTATCTGGCGAGCTGAAAATCGCGCTGCCCTCCGATATTGGCCGCAATATCCTGCTGCCGTTAATAACTGACTTCTGCCGCGCACACCCCTCTCTGTCAGTGCGCCTGTCACTTTCCGATCAGATCAGCGATGTCTTCCGTGATCCGGTGGATATCGCCATCCGCTACGGCAAACTTGACGACAGCAGCTACGTGGCACTGCCACTGGCGGAAGATAATCGCCGCGTGTTGGTGGCCGCCCCCGCCTGGCTTGATCAGCATGGCCGTCCCGAAAAACTGGAGGATATCGCCCACCATCATTGCCTGTTATTTGTGATGAACGGCCACGTCTATGACAAATGGACCTTCCCGCAGGAAGGTATGCGTCGTCAGATTACGGTGAAAAGCCGCTTATTGTGTGATGATGCCGACATCGCTCGCCGCTGGGCGGTGGCTGGCATGGGGATCGCGTATAAATCCTGGATTGATGTGTGTGACGATGTGCAGGCCGGTCGGCTGGAAGTGGTTCTGCCGCAACAACCTGGCGAAAGCACTCCACTGCATCTGATCTGCCCGCACCGCAAACAGTTCTCTCCGGCAATTCGCGCATTGCATCAGGTGCTGCGCAGCCATCTGCGGGCGCTAACCGCACAACTCAGTCGACATGATCTGGAATCAGGCGCACAAGTTCCATAA
- a CDS encoding helix-turn-helix domain-containing protein → MKTLDEMLATLTPEQLQQVTARHAQMRLENQLYQLREGLHRTQRQQADAMAIAQSSVAAIESRGVELKISTLKRYIEALGGELLLGVKMPDGRHVELTL, encoded by the coding sequence ATGAAAACATTAGATGAAATGTTGGCAACATTAACACCCGAACAATTGCAGCAAGTCACCGCACGCCATGCACAAATGCGACTTGAAAATCAATTGTACCAGCTGCGTGAAGGTTTACACCGAACTCAGCGTCAGCAAGCGGACGCCATGGCCATCGCGCAATCATCAGTGGCAGCGATTGAGTCACGGGGGGTTGAGTTAAAAATTTCCACCCTAAAGCGCTACATTGAGGCATTGGGCGGCGAGTTGTTGTTGGGGGTTAAAATGCCCGATGGCCGACATGTTGAGTTGACCCTATAG
- a CDS encoding ABC transporter substrate-binding protein: MKKSLSIALLLSLSAFTHFAQAQQTLRLGVDPTFPPFESKAADGSLEGFDIDLGNAICAQAKVKCQWVEMGFDSSIPALQAKKFDAILSAMSMTEKRRQQVAFTDMLYNTPSALLAPAASKLTTDVATLRGKTIGVAQGTIQETYAKTKWAPEGVNVVSYPNQMEVYPDLIAGRLDGSLSNAVSAEQGFLTKPEGKDYAIKGTLTDKKIFGDGVGIALRKGDEANLKMINAALAEIHKNGTYEVLTRKYFKFNVYP, from the coding sequence ATGAAAAAGAGCCTGTCCATTGCCTTGCTGCTTTCCCTCTCGGCGTTCACCCATTTTGCTCAGGCGCAACAAACCCTGCGGCTGGGGGTTGATCCCACGTTTCCCCCCTTTGAATCAAAGGCGGCTGATGGTTCTCTTGAGGGGTTTGATATCGACCTTGGCAACGCGATTTGCGCGCAGGCGAAGGTTAAGTGCCAATGGGTAGAGATGGGGTTTGACAGCAGTATCCCGGCGCTACAGGCGAAGAAATTTGATGCCATTCTGTCCGCCATGTCGATGACCGAAAAACGCCGTCAACAGGTGGCGTTTACCGATATGCTTTACAACACCCCGAGCGCGTTGTTGGCCCCCGCCGCCAGTAAACTGACCACCGATGTGGCCACCTTGCGCGGTAAAACAATCGGCGTGGCGCAGGGCACCATCCAGGAAACCTATGCCAAAACCAAATGGGCACCGGAAGGGGTCAATGTGGTGTCTTATCCTAACCAGATGGAGGTCTACCCGGATCTGATTGCCGGACGTCTCGATGGCAGCCTGAGCAATGCCGTCTCGGCTGAGCAGGGTTTCCTGACCAAACCGGAGGGCAAGGATTACGCGATTAAAGGGACGCTGACCGACAAAAAGATCTTTGGCGATGGCGTCGGTATTGCGTTACGCAAAGGCGATGAGGCGAACCTGAAGATGATCAACGCGGCGCTGGCAGAAATACATAAAAACGGCACTTATGAAGTGCTGACCAGGAAATACTTCAAATTTAACGTTTATCCCTAA
- a CDS encoding DUF2817 domain-containing protein has protein sequence MSLPHYLPQRSRFLVAAERKGAVITSYAHPLPGPQGEALYTDVALIGSPSASRLMLVVSGTHGVEGYYGSDCQIAWLEALDVNALPDESAVLLIHLLNPWGAAHLRRVNEDNLDLNRNFVDFNQPLPANPDYAQWHGIYHGDRASADQQLAAALHHDGWHAVKRVVEAGQYVAADGFFFGGYQPSWSYRTMQTIIAAHLSRANTILSFDLHTGAGAWGHPMLLSIAEQRYPAHDWGKEIYAEWLTLLFTGAGRDSATGVTATATGYLSQFLLTALPATTLLPLVVECGTYAGEEMHGRVRDDHWLHLYGDPGSVAGQAIKQALVEGFWPTDADWRALVAFRTQQIFQRGWRALNDTPVVYSRP, from the coding sequence ATGTCACTACCGCACTACCTCCCCCAGCGTAGCCGCTTTTTGGTTGCTGCCGAACGCAAAGGCGCAGTTATCACATCCTATGCCCATCCGTTGCCTGGCCCGCAGGGAGAAGCGCTCTACACCGATGTCGCGTTAATCGGTTCGCCCTCCGCTTCACGTCTGATGTTGGTGGTGTCAGGCACCCATGGCGTTGAGGGCTATTACGGATCGGATTGCCAAATTGCCTGGCTGGAGGCGCTGGACGTTAATGCCTTGCCCGATGAAAGCGCCGTACTGCTGATCCACTTGCTCAATCCGTGGGGGGCCGCGCATTTGCGTCGGGTCAATGAAGACAATCTTGATTTGAACCGCAACTTTGTTGACTTCAACCAACCACTGCCCGCCAACCCGGATTATGCGCAGTGGCACGGAATCTACCACGGCGATCGTGCCAGCGCCGATCAGCAGCTGGCGGCAGCACTGCATCATGATGGCTGGCACGCGGTAAAACGCGTCGTGGAAGCGGGGCAATATGTTGCCGCCGACGGCTTCTTTTTTGGCGGTTATCAGCCAAGTTGGTCGTACCGCACCATGCAAACCATCATTGCGGCACATCTGTCGCGGGCTAACACCATCCTCAGTTTTGATCTGCATACCGGCGCGGGGGCGTGGGGGCATCCCATGTTGCTGTCGATTGCCGAACAACGTTATCCGGCTCACGACTGGGGCAAGGAGATTTACGCTGAGTGGCTGACACTGCTGTTCACCGGTGCCGGACGTGATAGTGCTACCGGCGTGACTGCCACGGCGACCGGTTATCTGTCGCAGTTTCTGCTGACCGCATTGCCCGCGACAACCCTGTTGCCGCTGGTGGTGGAGTGCGGCACCTATGCCGGAGAAGAGATGCACGGGCGGGTGCGGGATGATCATTGGCTGCATTTATATGGCGATCCTGGCAGCGTTGCGGGGCAGGCAATCAAGCAGGCGCTGGTGGAAGGCTTCTGGCCTACGGATGCAGACTGGCGCGCGCTGGTGGCGTTCCGTACTCAGCAGATTTTTCAGCGGGGTTGGCGTGCCCTGAATGACACGCCGGTTGTTTATAGCCGCCCGTAA
- a CDS encoding 2OG-Fe(II) oxygenase: MPESLVRLDLHPLADHDWRQHCRAQLNQHGALVLRQFLSPAALQAIIEEGNAQRHLAYHTVSKHNVYLMKPDDALSADHPRNREVISTKGCITDDAIRADSPLRRLYNDAVFQSFLCEVLGEAALYPYADPLSSINLHYAPHGQELGWHFDNSSFAITLLVQKPLAGGVFQYVKDLRDADGGEMNYDGVAAVLDERQPVDALAIDAGDLVLFRGRNSLHRVTPTEGEVTRMLAVLAYNTAPGIALSETARMTFYGRL, encoded by the coding sequence ATGCCTGAGTCTCTGGTACGTCTGGACCTGCACCCGCTGGCCGATCACGACTGGCGTCAGCACTGCCGTGCACAACTAAACCAACATGGCGCGCTGGTGTTACGCCAGTTTTTATCACCCGCCGCCTTGCAAGCCATCATCGAGGAAGGTAACGCGCAACGCCATCTGGCTTATCACACCGTCAGCAAACATAACGTCTATCTGATGAAACCGGATGACGCCTTAAGTGCCGATCATCCACGCAATCGTGAGGTGATCAGTACCAAAGGCTGTATTACCGATGACGCCATCAGGGCGGATTCCCCGCTGCGTCGACTCTATAATGATGCGGTATTTCAGTCCTTTCTGTGCGAGGTGTTAGGCGAAGCGGCGCTCTATCCGTATGCCGATCCGCTGTCTTCCATCAACCTGCATTACGCCCCACACGGCCAGGAGCTGGGTTGGCATTTCGATAATTCATCATTTGCTATCACCCTGCTGGTGCAGAAACCGCTGGCGGGCGGTGTGTTCCAGTACGTGAAGGATCTGCGCGATGCCGATGGCGGTGAGATGAACTATGACGGTGTCGCCGCCGTGCTGGATGAACGCCAGCCGGTGGATGCGCTGGCGATTGATGCAGGCGACCTGGTGCTGTTTCGTGGTCGCAACTCATTACATCGCGTCACCCCGACCGAGGGCGAAGTTACGCGGATGCTGGCGGTGCTGGCGTATAACACCGCTCCGGGGATTGCCTTATCAGAAACCGCACGCATGACCTTTTACGGGCGGCTATAA
- a CDS encoding arginase family protein, which produces MTTNTRQFDLWGIPFDGEATLGWPGSRYAPAKVRECARWINMRIQQGKIYCLETDSEMTVGEQLLVDRGDVDVVPSDTLKTFAATREAVMASIAAGRVPIMIGGDDSLLFPVAHGVHDALPGRIGIIHFDAHLDLMDESEMQGRHSQSSGMRRSLELERIAPTDCIQLCERHFNFPASGKFKHDNDLIHLSAREVLKIGPEETVRRALERVKNADHLFLSFDIDSVDPAYAPGAGAHEPGGITSDQALQMVSMLAPHCAAMAITEVNPTKDVGDMTSTLAAYLAFTFAVYGSQQP; this is translated from the coding sequence ATGACAACAAACACACGACAATTTGATTTGTGGGGTATCCCTTTTGATGGCGAAGCCACGTTGGGCTGGCCGGGATCGCGTTATGCACCGGCTAAAGTGCGCGAGTGCGCACGCTGGATCAATATGCGTATTCAGCAGGGAAAAATATATTGTCTGGAAACGGACAGTGAAATGACGGTGGGCGAGCAATTGCTGGTGGATCGGGGGGACGTGGATGTCGTGCCCAGCGATACCCTGAAAACCTTTGCTGCCACCCGCGAAGCGGTGATGGCCTCCATCGCGGCGGGCCGTGTGCCTATTATGATCGGCGGTGACGATAGCTTGCTGTTCCCGGTGGCCCATGGCGTTCATGATGCGTTGCCAGGCCGTATCGGCATTATCCATTTTGATGCCCATCTCGATTTGATGGATGAGAGTGAAATGCAGGGCCGCCACAGTCAGTCGAGCGGGATGCGCCGTTCACTGGAGCTGGAACGCATCGCCCCCACGGATTGTATTCAACTGTGCGAGCGGCATTTCAACTTCCCTGCTTCCGGCAAATTTAAGCACGATAACGATCTCATCCACCTCAGCGCCCGTGAAGTGCTGAAAATCGGTCCAGAAGAAACCGTGCGCCGAGCGCTGGAACGGGTAAAAAACGCCGACCATCTCTTCCTCTCCTTTGATATTGACTCCGTCGACCCCGCCTATGCGCCAGGTGCCGGTGCGCATGAGCCAGGCGGTATCACCTCGGATCAGGCATTACAGATGGTGAGCATGCTGGCCCCCCATTGCGCGGCGATGGCGATTACAGAAGTGAATCCGACGAAAGATGTCGGCGATATGACCTCCACGCTGGCCGCGTATCTGGCCTTTACCTTCGCGGTGTACGGTAGCCAGCAGCCTTAG
- the ctlX gene encoding citrulline utilization hydrolase CtlX, producing MQTTNRVFMVRPGRFCLNPETASSNAFQHADASLLPAQLQQQAELAFDRYVSALRAAGIEVLVLHDHPDNNTPDALFPNNWITLQHDGSLTLFPMEAPNRRRERHPAIIAALAQRFHLLPTLDLSGWEQQGEYLEGTGSLVCDHQHRIAWVCRSSRSSARVLQAWQQQSGYRVIEFTAQDAQGRAIYHTNVMMSVGIRYAVVCLEAVVDPETRDRLITSLQASGKTLIAISQAQMQAFCGNILELHDGDGHPVIAMSEQAWDAFTPEQQQMLSAYARIVRAPIAVIEQHGGGGARCMLAEIFAPAITNRPPRPMHGAS from the coding sequence ATGCAAACCACCAATCGCGTATTTATGGTGCGGCCAGGGCGTTTTTGCCTGAATCCAGAAACCGCCAGCAGCAATGCTTTTCAGCATGCGGATGCCAGCCTGCTCCCTGCGCAGCTACAGCAACAGGCGGAGCTGGCTTTTGATCGCTATGTCAGTGCCCTGCGCGCCGCCGGTATTGAGGTACTGGTATTGCACGATCACCCCGACAATAATACGCCGGATGCGCTGTTCCCCAATAACTGGATCACCTTGCAGCATGACGGCAGCCTGACACTGTTTCCCATGGAAGCCCCCAACCGTCGCCGTGAACGCCATCCGGCGATCATCGCCGCGCTGGCACAGCGCTTCCACCTGCTCCCCACCCTCGATCTGAGCGGCTGGGAGCAGCAGGGAGAATATCTGGAGGGCACCGGGTCACTGGTATGCGATCATCAGCACCGCATCGCCTGGGTCTGCCGATCGTCACGCAGCTCGGCGCGCGTCTTGCAGGCGTGGCAGCAGCAGAGCGGTTACCGGGTGATTGAATTTACTGCACAGGATGCGCAAGGTCGGGCGATTTACCACACCAATGTCATGATGAGTGTCGGCATCCGTTACGCCGTGGTGTGTCTGGAGGCCGTGGTTGACCCTGAAACGCGTGATCGATTGATCACCAGCCTGCAAGCGAGCGGGAAAACCCTTATCGCCATTAGCCAGGCACAAATGCAGGCCTTCTGCGGCAATATCCTCGAACTGCATGATGGCGATGGACATCCGGTGATCGCCATGTCTGAGCAGGCCTGGGACGCCTTTACCCCGGAACAACAACAGATGCTGAGCGCTTACGCCCGCATCGTGCGCGCCCCGATCGCGGTAATCGAGCAACATGGTGGCGGTGGCGCTCGCTGCATGCTGGCAGAAATTTTTGCGCCAGCGATCACTAACCGCCCGCCGCGCCCAATGCACGGAGCCAGTTAA
- a CDS encoding type II toxin-antitoxin system RelE/ParE family toxin translates to MIWKVEATDLFWDWLQGQDEPLRLDMLAALRLLAEEGPLLGRPFVDTLAFSVLPNMKELRVQSKGRPIRAFFVFDPLRHAIILCAGNKQGKDQKRFYKKMLHITAQQYHKHLNLIEKKCNENIR, encoded by the coding sequence ATGATATGGAAAGTTGAAGCAACCGATCTGTTTTGGGATTGGCTGCAAGGGCAGGATGAACCGTTGCGATTAGATATGTTGGCTGCGTTGCGGTTGCTGGCTGAGGAAGGGCCACTTTTGGGCCGCCCTTTTGTCGATACGCTGGCTTTCAGTGTTTTGCCCAATATGAAGGAGCTAAGGGTACAGAGTAAGGGGCGTCCAATTCGCGCTTTCTTTGTCTTTGACCCATTACGCCACGCCATTATCTTGTGTGCCGGGAATAAACAAGGCAAAGATCAGAAACGCTTCTACAAAAAAATGCTGCACATCACCGCACAGCAATATCATAAGCATTTGAACTTAATAGAGAAGAAATGCAATGAAAACATTAGATGA
- a CDS encoding oxygen-insensitive NAD(P)H-dependent nitroreductase NfsB, with protein sequence MTLNDAVARRHTVKAFAAGKSLPDAEIQTLLNVLRNSPSSVNSQPWHFVVAATAEGREQIAQSTQGAFVYNGPKVLNASHVIALCMRTDLDEAHLQNVLAQEEKDGRFLKPEAKAGQDKSRRGYVDIHRYEQRDIPQWMEKQVYLALGGLLLGAAMLGIDATPMEGFDQRALDQALGLREKGLTSVVLVSLGYRSDEDFNAALPKSRLPQDEIFTFI encoded by the coding sequence ATGACGCTGAATGATGCTGTGGCCCGTCGCCACACGGTAAAAGCCTTTGCTGCGGGTAAAAGCCTGCCGGATGCGGAGATCCAAACGCTACTGAACGTGCTGCGCAACAGCCCGTCATCGGTCAATTCACAGCCGTGGCATTTTGTTGTGGCTGCCACGGCGGAAGGCCGTGAGCAAATCGCTCAGTCAACGCAGGGGGCGTTCGTGTATAACGGGCCAAAAGTGCTGAATGCTTCGCACGTTATCGCGCTGTGTATGCGTACCGATCTTGATGAAGCACATCTGCAAAATGTGCTGGCGCAGGAAGAGAAAGACGGTCGTTTCCTGAAGCCAGAAGCCAAGGCAGGCCAGGATAAGAGCCGTCGCGGTTATGTCGATATCCATCGTTATGAGCAACGTGATATTCCGCAATGGATGGAAAAACAGGTCTATCTCGCCCTGGGCGGCCTGCTGCTGGGTGCGGCAATGCTGGGGATTGATGCGACACCGATGGAAGGTTTTGACCAGCGAGCGTTGGATCAGGCGCTTGGCTTGCGTGAAAAAGGCTTGACCAGCGTGGTGCTGGTGTCGCTGGGGTATCGTAGTGACGAAGACTTCAACGCGGCGCTGCCGAAATCCCGCCTGCCGCAAGACGAGATTTTCACCTTTATCTGA
- a CDS encoding zinc-binding alcohol dehydrogenase family protein, which produces MKAIVYSQNGLPISDENALYDLNVAQPQPGARDLLVKINAIAVNPVDTKVRAGAPTDKPRILGWDAVGVVEAVGEAVTLFKPGDAVFYAGDITRPGSYAEYGLVDERIAGHKPQSLNDADAAALPLTALTAWELLFDRLEVQPADDATLLIIGAGGGVGSMLTQLAAKLTGLTVIGTASRPATAEWVRSLGAHHVIDHSKPLAEQLTALGISQVRYVASLTHTDSYYPQLIDVLAPQGKLALIDDPESLDVVPLKRKAISLHWELMFTRSLFHTADMQRQHDILQQVSSLIDDGRLQTTAGEHHGTINAANLRKAHALIESGRARGKIVLSGF; this is translated from the coding sequence ATGAAAGCCATTGTTTACAGTCAAAACGGTTTACCGATTTCTGATGAAAATGCCCTCTACGACCTGAATGTCGCACAACCGCAGCCGGGAGCGCGTGATCTGCTGGTCAAAATCAATGCTATCGCCGTGAATCCGGTGGATACCAAAGTGCGTGCCGGTGCACCCACTGATAAACCCCGTATTCTTGGCTGGGATGCGGTCGGGGTGGTGGAAGCGGTGGGCGAGGCCGTAACCTTATTTAAACCCGGTGATGCGGTGTTTTATGCCGGTGATATCACCCGTCCCGGTAGTTACGCCGAGTATGGCCTGGTCGATGAACGTATTGCCGGGCATAAACCGCAATCGCTGAACGATGCCGATGCCGCCGCGCTGCCGCTGACCGCATTAACCGCCTGGGAGCTGTTGTTTGACCGGCTGGAAGTGCAACCAGCAGATGATGCGACGCTGTTGATTATTGGCGCAGGCGGCGGTGTTGGCTCGATGCTGACGCAACTGGCGGCGAAGCTGACCGGGCTGACAGTAATTGGCACGGCTTCACGTCCTGCAACCGCAGAATGGGTGCGCTCGCTGGGTGCACATCATGTTATTGATCACAGTAAACCTTTGGCTGAGCAGTTGACGGCGCTGGGAATTAGCCAGGTTCGCTATGTTGCCAGCCTGACCCACACCGACAGCTACTATCCGCAACTGATTGATGTGTTAGCTCCGCAGGGTAAGCTGGCGTTGATTGACGATCCTGAATCACTGGATGTGGTGCCGCTGAAGCGTAAAGCGATCTCACTGCATTGGGAGTTGATGTTTACCCGCTCGCTGTTTCACACCGCCGATATGCAACGTCAGCATGACATTTTGCAGCAGGTCAGCAGCCTGATTGATGACGGGCGATTGCAGACCACCGCCGGGGAACATCACGGCACCATTAATGCCGCCAATCTGCGTAAGGCGCATGCGTTAATTGAGAGCGGTCGTGCACGCGGTAAAATCGTACTGAGTGGCTTTTAA
- a CDS encoding ABC transporter permease, whose product MSWDIIADNFAMYLHGTALTLLLTVVSLAIAFVISVLLALARDSAPRPLRGLIFLYTTTFRGTPLLIQLFLIYYGLAQFDLLRASFLWPWLSSPLICVLLAFILNTAAYTTEIFAGGLRHLPAGEIEAARAFGMSYPTLARRILFPAMLSRSLSLYGNETIMMLHATSLASTVTLMEVTGVARNISLNYYIQFEPYVTAGAIYLVLTLSLVLAFRYLEKRYASYLNGKRR is encoded by the coding sequence ATGAGCTGGGATATTATCGCTGACAACTTCGCCATGTACCTGCACGGCACGGCGTTAACCCTGCTGCTCACCGTGGTCTCGCTGGCCATCGCCTTTGTCATTTCAGTACTGCTGGCGCTGGCGCGTGACAGTGCGCCACGTCCCCTGCGCGGGTTGATTTTTCTCTACACCACCACTTTTCGCGGAACGCCGTTATTAATCCAGCTGTTTTTAATTTATTACGGTCTGGCGCAGTTTGATTTATTACGTGCCAGTTTTCTCTGGCCGTGGCTTTCCAGCCCACTGATTTGCGTATTACTGGCTTTTATTCTGAATACCGCCGCCTATACCACGGAAATTTTCGCCGGCGGTTTGCGCCACCTGCCTGCGGGAGAAATTGAAGCCGCCAGAGCTTTTGGCATGAGTTACCCCACGCTGGCACGAAGGATATTATTTCCGGCGATGCTAAGCCGTTCACTGTCCTTATATGGCAATGAAACCATTATGATGCTGCACGCCACCTCGCTGGCCAGTACGGTAACATTGATGGAGGTAACTGGCGTGGCGCGTAATATTAGTCTTAATTATTACATTCAGTTCGAACCTTATGTCACTGCTGGCGCAATTTATTTAGTACTGACACTGAGTCTGGTGCTGGCATTTCGTTATTTAGAAAAACGCTACGCGAGTTATCTCAACGGTAAACGTCGTTAA